From a single Xanthocytophaga agilis genomic region:
- a CDS encoding peroxidase-related enzyme, which yields MPHISLPEGVPGIRSLVLFRPDTGQPLYELAQILLRGESPLSPAERELIATYVSFLNACVFCSCSHAAAARYLYKDEQQTVDLVLEDYQNAPISDKLKALLTIAGRVQKDARTVSTDDVALARSFGATDRDIHDTVLIAATFCMFNRYVDGLATIAPAKDDISAYAQMGERMGTIGYVMPKPVSAAV from the coding sequence ATGCCACACATTTCTTTGCCAGAAGGAGTACCCGGTATTCGGAGTCTGGTTTTATTTCGTCCAGACACGGGCCAGCCTTTATATGAGTTAGCCCAGATCTTACTGAGAGGTGAGTCCCCATTAAGTCCTGCTGAGCGGGAGTTGATTGCCACGTATGTATCCTTTCTAAATGCTTGCGTTTTCTGTTCCTGTAGCCATGCAGCCGCTGCACGGTACCTATACAAAGACGAACAACAGACAGTAGATCTGGTATTGGAGGATTATCAGAATGCACCTATCTCTGATAAGCTTAAAGCCCTATTGACCATTGCCGGAAGAGTTCAGAAAGATGCCCGTACCGTATCAACGGACGATGTTGCACTGGCCCGGAGTTTTGGGGCGACAGATCGGGATATTCATGATACTGTATTAATCGCTGCTACTTTTTGTATGTTCAACAGATATGTAGATGGATTGGCAACTATTGCTCCTGCAAAAGACGACATAAGCGCCTATGCTCAGATGGGGGAACGTATGGGTACCATAGGATATGTAATGCCTAAACCAGTTTCTGCCGCAGTCTAA
- a CDS encoding DUF3179 domain-containing (seleno)protein, with the protein MKLLFYLGLAGFLLFEILNVYFIMPMPGSQRMESIDFAYFLYSWRWVFRSLFGLAILASIWPMYQKQRWVVVGGLVVLLGVIYFFNFRMSADHMFYQPEKLQMLNKQENKVKTEKLITGIVLNGEARAYPIQLIAYHHQVLDTVGGKPIMVTYCSVCRTGRIFDPAVNGKPETFRLVGMDHFNAMFEDAATGSWWRQATGEAITGERKGEALTELLSEQMTLSQWLALHPKSLIMQPDVAAEEKYKGLLTYEDGKSKGDLTRTDSLSWKDKSWVVGIEIDKYSKAFDWNRLKKERIINETIGNKPIVLVLANDNKSFTAFARPTSEALFTVKNDTLFSGDQSFLLSGQSVSNDSKIAGLRPVNAYQEFWHSWQTFHPKTERY; encoded by the coding sequence ATGAAACTGCTCTTTTATCTTGGATTAGCCGGATTTCTATTGTTTGAAATACTGAATGTCTATTTTATTATGCCCATGCCCGGTAGTCAACGTATGGAAAGCATTGATTTTGCCTATTTTCTCTATTCGTGGCGATGGGTTTTCAGAAGTTTGTTCGGCTTAGCCATACTAGCCAGCATTTGGCCAATGTATCAGAAACAACGTTGGGTTGTAGTGGGTGGTTTGGTTGTTTTGCTGGGAGTAATCTACTTCTTCAATTTCCGTATGTCTGCTGATCATATGTTTTATCAGCCAGAAAAGCTACAAATGCTGAATAAACAGGAGAATAAAGTCAAAACAGAAAAACTGATAACTGGAATTGTATTGAATGGAGAAGCCAGAGCCTATCCCATTCAGTTGATTGCCTATCACCATCAGGTGCTAGATACAGTAGGAGGCAAGCCTATAATGGTGACATATTGCTCGGTATGTCGTACAGGTCGAATTTTCGATCCCGCTGTGAATGGTAAACCTGAAACCTTCCGATTAGTAGGAATGGACCACTTCAATGCCATGTTTGAAGATGCTGCTACCGGCAGTTGGTGGCGGCAGGCTACAGGGGAGGCTATCACAGGTGAACGGAAAGGTGAAGCTTTAACAGAACTGCTTTCAGAACAGATGACCTTGTCCCAATGGTTAGCTCTCCATCCGAAAAGTCTGATTATGCAACCCGATGTAGCCGCTGAAGAAAAATACAAAGGGTTACTTACCTATGAAGATGGCAAAAGTAAAGGTGATCTGACACGGACGGACAGTCTTTCCTGGAAAGATAAGTCATGGGTAGTAGGGATTGAGATAGATAAATATAGCAAAGCCTTTGACTGGAATCGTCTGAAGAAAGAACGGATTATCAATGAAACCATAGGCAATAAGCCTATAGTGCTGGTACTGGCTAACGACAACAAAAGCTTTACAGCCTTTGCTCGCCCAACTTCAGAGGCTCTCTTTACTGTGAAGAACGATACCTTATTTTCTGGTGATCAGTCATTTTTACTTAGTGGCCAATCAGTGAGTAATGACAGTAAAATTGCTGGTCTCAGACCTGTGAACGCCTATCAGGAGTTCTGGCATAGCTGGCAGACCTTCCATCCAAAGACAGAACGATACTAA
- a CDS encoding MFS transporter, with translation MQTITSTQPVVSLRNALAFGLCLICYLLGGTVSTLLSVYLPVAIPELLQTSVSEAEMGRIGAYLNSAFIYGWMLGGLTLGIVSDRVGRLKTLAFSTGLYGLFTLCIVFISDWHILLACRFIAGIGVGGVLLISTVYIAEIWDEKTRPIALGILAVAFPVGIILAGILNVQIPYWKHAFWLGVLPVTLSLVLPVVLSEPAQWKDARKTKAVDMHTIFSPEYRRNLLIGGLIFGSVLIGLWAVFSWVPTWVQSLLSNTSDGQKERGTVMMLFGMGGIIGGIVSGFLIRAMGTRYTLLFTFSGCIVACIALFMNKQFSPVIYIETAVLALFFGISQGTLSSYIPALFPTSIRATATGFCFNIGRFFTATAVFFVGNLVSVVGGFNNALLLFSSTFIIAWIVAFYNREVNEKTPE, from the coding sequence ATGCAAACAATTACTTCTACTCAGCCAGTAGTTAGCTTGCGCAATGCGCTTGCTTTTGGATTGTGCCTGATCTGTTATCTTCTGGGAGGTACTGTCTCTACCTTGTTATCCGTATACCTGCCTGTGGCTATTCCTGAATTGTTGCAGACAAGTGTATCAGAAGCAGAAATGGGACGCATCGGAGCTTACCTGAATTCTGCTTTTATCTATGGCTGGATGCTGGGTGGGTTGACCCTGGGAATTGTCAGTGATAGAGTAGGTCGGTTAAAAACACTGGCTTTTTCTACGGGTTTGTATGGCCTGTTTACACTGTGCATTGTATTTATCTCAGACTGGCATATTTTACTGGCCTGTCGTTTTATAGCAGGTATAGGCGTAGGAGGGGTATTGCTAATCAGCACTGTATACATAGCTGAAATATGGGACGAGAAAACTCGTCCCATTGCACTAGGCATTCTGGCCGTGGCATTTCCTGTTGGTATTATACTGGCAGGTATTCTGAACGTCCAGATTCCTTATTGGAAACATGCATTCTGGTTGGGTGTACTACCTGTAACATTGTCTTTAGTGTTACCTGTGGTTTTGTCTGAGCCAGCTCAATGGAAAGATGCCCGCAAAACAAAAGCTGTAGATATGCACACAATCTTTTCGCCCGAGTACCGCAGAAATTTGCTGATAGGGGGGCTGATTTTTGGCTCTGTGCTGATTGGTTTGTGGGCCGTTTTTTCCTGGGTGCCTACCTGGGTACAGAGCTTACTTTCCAATACCTCTGATGGACAAAAGGAAAGAGGTACTGTCATGATGCTTTTTGGAATGGGAGGGATCATAGGGGGGATTGTGTCTGGCTTCCTGATTCGTGCCATGGGAACCCGCTATACATTACTCTTTACGTTTAGTGGCTGTATTGTGGCCTGTATCGCTTTGTTTATGAACAAACAGTTTTCGCCTGTAATCTATATAGAAACGGCAGTACTTGCGCTATTCTTTGGAATTAGTCAGGGAACACTATCCAGTTACATACCGGCACTGTTTCCAACATCGATCCGGGCTACTGCTACTGGATTTTGCTTCAATATCGGACGTTTTTTCACGGCTACAGCTGTGTTTTTTGTGGGTAATCTGGTATCTGTAGTAGGAGGATTCAACAATGCACTACTGCTATTTTCTTCTACCTTTATTATAGCCTGGATTGTTGCTTTTTACAATCGGGAAGTAAACGAAAAGACGCCTGAATAA
- a CDS encoding TonB-dependent receptor — translation MKQLYACLLFLCSVTFSIAQTLTGTITDASTQKPLAGVSVTVKGTTKGVVTNASGVFEITSKTDNPVLVISMIGYDKQEITASSGQPIQVSLVVANELLQQVVVSASRVEENILRSPVSIEKMDVRMIQQTPSVSFYDALLNVKSIDMVTSSLTYKQINTRGFNGTGNSRFLQLIDGVDNQTPGLGFAVGNLFGSSDLDVESVELIPGAASALYGPVAFNGLLMTRTKNPFQYTGLSAQTKVGVNHLSDPAGGGAKLFNETSLRYAQAINEKLAFKVNASYLTGTDWYGSNYTDIDPNTPVNQRGPSNPGRNALNIYGDEVAQTLQGIGRVSRTGYEEKDLSPYGVYSVKLNGAVHYRFTDKLEAIYQANYSQGTTNYTGSSRFALNDFHLWQHRVELRGTNFFVRAYSTAENSTNSYNSRSLAQQLNRTWVQDLDGNIVTPDKADATWFTRYAAAYNGSVENVTAGNHTAARNFADEGRFLPGTTNFNQQKDRLIHTAGLAGAGVLSKSKLYHIDAQYDLSSLVKVVQLQAGGNFRYYDMFTNGTLFDDKENKVRVKEYGLFVQASKTLFNEKLKLIASGRYDKNENFDGNFTPRASAVFSPTQNHNFRASYQTGFRNPTVPDQFIKLNVGPIIILGGAPANSAGLNAYENSFTAASVGAFASGFQADMQQGVSFSQAVENNKSKLVKSNVPYIRPEQLQSFEIGYKGLLGKNVMIDLNFYQSWYTNFLINQVVIRPDSPVLAGDGSINSAAAQDILNRKTQAFQLYTNAADRVTAQGASLGLTYFLPKGYRVNANSTWSKFNLLDANPNNIPAFNTPEWKTNLTVSNANLFDKVGFSIAWHWQSAFDWYSTFTELAPGRISSYSLLDAQVSYRIPTIRTMLKLGASNLTNQYRMQAYGSPAVGGLYYLSLTFE, via the coding sequence ATGAAACAACTGTACGCTTGCCTTTTATTTCTCTGTAGTGTTACATTTTCTATTGCACAAACCTTGACAGGTACTATCACCGATGCTTCTACGCAAAAGCCATTGGCAGGTGTGTCTGTTACTGTAAAAGGCACTACAAAAGGAGTTGTTACCAATGCTTCAGGAGTGTTTGAAATAACCTCTAAAACCGATAATCCTGTTTTGGTGATCTCAATGATTGGATATGATAAACAGGAGATTACAGCCAGCAGTGGACAACCTATACAGGTGAGTCTGGTGGTAGCCAATGAACTGTTACAGCAAGTAGTAGTTTCTGCTTCCCGTGTGGAAGAGAACATTCTGCGTTCGCCTGTAAGTATCGAAAAAATGGACGTTCGTATGATCCAGCAGACGCCTTCTGTGAGCTTTTATGATGCGTTGCTGAATGTGAAGTCTATAGATATGGTGACTAGTAGTCTTACCTACAAACAAATCAATACCAGAGGATTTAATGGTACAGGCAATAGCCGTTTTCTACAACTTATCGATGGTGTAGACAACCAGACACCCGGTCTGGGATTTGCGGTAGGGAATTTGTTTGGCTCTTCTGATCTGGATGTGGAGAGTGTCGAACTAATCCCGGGTGCAGCCTCTGCTTTGTATGGTCCGGTGGCCTTTAATGGACTACTGATGACCCGTACAAAAAATCCATTTCAGTATACAGGTTTGAGTGCACAAACCAAAGTAGGAGTAAACCATTTGTCTGATCCTGCTGGGGGAGGTGCAAAACTGTTTAATGAAACATCCCTGCGTTATGCTCAGGCTATCAATGAAAAGCTGGCTTTTAAAGTAAATGCTTCCTATCTGACAGGAACAGACTGGTATGGAAGTAATTATACTGATATTGATCCTAATACCCCTGTTAATCAACGTGGTCCTTCCAACCCAGGACGTAATGCATTAAATATTTATGGAGATGAAGTAGCACAAACACTTCAGGGGATTGGCAGAGTGTCACGCACAGGCTATGAAGAAAAAGATTTGTCACCTTATGGTGTATATAGTGTGAAACTAAATGGTGCCGTGCATTATCGTTTTACAGACAAGCTGGAAGCTATTTATCAGGCTAATTATAGTCAGGGAACTACCAACTACACAGGAAGTAGCCGGTTTGCACTAAATGACTTCCATTTATGGCAACATAGAGTAGAACTACGTGGAACCAATTTCTTTGTTCGGGCATATTCTACTGCTGAAAACTCAACCAACTCCTACAATAGCCGTTCACTGGCTCAACAACTTAACCGAACCTGGGTGCAGGATCTGGACGGAAATATAGTAACTCCGGATAAGGCAGACGCCACTTGGTTTACCCGTTATGCTGCTGCCTATAATGGGAGTGTTGAGAATGTAACGGCGGGCAATCATACCGCTGCCCGAAATTTTGCTGATGAAGGACGTTTCTTACCAGGAACAACAAACTTTAATCAGCAAAAAGATCGCCTGATTCACACCGCAGGTCTGGCAGGTGCAGGCGTATTGAGTAAAAGTAAACTCTATCATATAGATGCCCAGTATGATTTAAGTTCACTGGTTAAAGTTGTTCAGTTACAGGCAGGTGGTAACTTCCGCTATTATGATATGTTTACCAATGGTACTTTGTTTGATGACAAAGAAAACAAAGTACGGGTGAAGGAGTATGGTTTGTTTGTACAGGCCTCTAAAACCTTATTCAATGAGAAATTAAAACTTATTGCTTCTGGCCGCTATGACAAGAATGAGAACTTTGATGGCAACTTTACACCACGTGCCTCCGCTGTATTCTCGCCTACTCAGAATCATAACTTCAGAGCCTCTTACCAGACCGGATTCCGAAACCCTACGGTTCCTGATCAGTTTATTAAGCTGAATGTTGGACCTATTATTATCTTGGGTGGTGCTCCTGCCAATAGTGCCGGATTGAATGCCTATGAAAACTCCTTTACTGCGGCTTCTGTAGGTGCCTTTGCCAGCGGATTCCAAGCTGATATGCAACAGGGTGTTTCTTTTTCACAGGCTGTTGAAAACAACAAATCAAAGCTGGTAAAATCCAATGTGCCCTACATTCGTCCGGAACAACTTCAATCGTTTGAAATTGGGTACAAAGGATTGCTTGGCAAAAATGTAATGATAGATCTGAACTTCTATCAAAGCTGGTACACCAACTTCCTGATTAACCAGGTGGTTATTCGTCCCGACAGCCCTGTATTAGCAGGAGATGGTAGTATTAATTCGGCAGCTGCACAGGATATTCTGAATCGGAAAACACAAGCCTTTCAGCTGTATACCAATGCCGCAGACCGGGTAACAGCTCAGGGTGCCTCACTGGGGCTAACCTATTTTCTTCCCAAAGGGTATCGGGTAAATGCCAACTCTACCTGGTCAAAATTTAATTTACTGGATGCTAATCCCAATAACATTCCTGCTTTTAATACACCTGAATGGAAAACCAACCTGACTGTAAGCAATGCCAATCTGTTTGATAAAGTAGGCTTTAGCATTGCCTGGCACTGGCAATCTGCTTTTGACTGGTATAGCACCTTCACCGAGTTAGCACCAGGCCGTATTTCATCTTATAGCTTGCTGGATGCACAGGTTAGCTATCGTATTCCTACTATACGCACCATGCTCAAGTTAGGGGCCAGCAACCTTACCAATCAATACAGAATGCAAGCCTATGGGTCACCTGCTGTGGGAGGATTGTATTATTTGAGTCTGACATTTGAATGA
- a CDS encoding carboxymuconolactone decarboxylase family protein, protein MPHIPLEEHLPGITGLLEYRQDSAAPIRVLTQILLRGDSTLTQGERELIATLVSHRNQCRFCTTAHTAAADLLLNEAETCEAVKQDFETAPVSAKMKALLAIAALVQQNGKNVTTEAVDRAKKEGATDMEIHDTVLIASLFCLYNKYVDGLASVTPTDPAFYTRLGERIVNHGYTRLQGGYDHLKK, encoded by the coding sequence ATGCCACATATACCTCTGGAAGAACATCTTCCTGGAATTACCGGATTGCTTGAATATCGTCAGGATTCTGCTGCTCCTATTCGTGTACTTACTCAGATACTGCTTCGTGGTGATTCTACCCTTACACAAGGCGAACGAGAGCTAATTGCTACACTGGTATCACACCGCAACCAATGCCGGTTCTGTACTACGGCTCACACAGCAGCTGCTGACCTGCTATTAAATGAAGCGGAAACCTGTGAAGCTGTAAAACAGGATTTTGAAACAGCCCCGGTTTCAGCGAAAATGAAAGCATTGTTGGCAATCGCTGCACTGGTACAGCAAAATGGCAAAAATGTGACTACAGAAGCTGTAGACAGAGCCAAGAAGGAAGGGGCTACCGATATGGAGATCCATGACACGGTACTGATTGCTTCCTTGTTTTGCCTGTACAACAAGTATGTAGATGGCCTTGCCAGTGTTACACCTACCGACCCTGCTTTTTATACACGCCTGGGAGAGCGGATTGTGAATCACGGTTATACCCGCTTGCAAGGAGGATACGATCATCTGAAAAAATAA